The window GACCATGCGCGGTTGCCGCGCAGGCTGGAGAACCAGGTCGCCGGGTTCCAGCTGGTCGATCCGTCGAGGCTGAAGGTGATGAATTCCGCGCGTCCGCCGATATTGGCGAGCGGCACTGCGCCGCCGAGCCCGCTTTCGAGCACATCGGCGCGGCTGTCGGCGCTTTCGTCGCGGTTGTCGCCCATCACGAAGACAGCATCCTCGGGCACCGGATAGGGGCCGAAATTGTCGAGATGCTGGTCCTTGTAGTCGATGGTGAGATAGGTCGCGCCATTGGGCAGGGTCTCGCGCCATGTCGGCGGGGCGAAATAGTCCTGCCCGTCAGCTCCGCGCTCGCGGTAATCCTCGAAAGCTTCGAGGCAGGGCGCGCCGCGGCACAGCAGATCAGGCTCGAACGGCAGGCGCACGCTCGGCACGACTTCGCGCTTGATCGGGGTGCCATTGAGGATGATCTGACCGCCACGCACTTCGATCGTATCGCCGGGCAGCGCGACCACGCGCTTGATGTAATCCTCGTCCCGCGTCGGGTGGACGGGGATGACGATGTCGCCATATTCCGGCTTCGAACCCATCACCCGCCAATCGCCGCGCGGCAGCAGGTGGAAGCTCGCCGAGGCCCAGGACCAGCCATAGGGATATTTGCTCACCACCAGCCGGTCACCCACCCACAGGCTCGGCATCATCGAAGTCGAGGGGATGTAGAACGGCTTGGCGACGAGGCTGTGGAAGGCCAGCACCGCCAGCAGCATCAGCGCAAGCCCGCGCAGCTCGGCAAACCAGTCGACCTTGTGCGGGGTCTCGGGAGCGGTGGTTTCGGTCACTTGCGGGGTCTCGGTGCTTGCCATGGGGGGAGCCAGTCAGAGGAGGGGGATGGCTTCGATGATCACAAAGGCCTGCGCCCATGGATGATCGTCGGTGAGAGTAAGATGGATGCGCGCCTCATGGCCCTTCGGCGTCATTTCTTCAAGCCGCAAAGCCGCCCCGCCGGTGAGTGCAAGGGTGGGCGCGCCCGAGGGCGAATTGACGACGCCGATGTCCTTCATGAACACGCCCCGCTTGAAACCCGTGCGGACCGCCTTGGAGAAGGCCTCCTTGGCGGCGAAGCGTTTCGCGTAGGTTCCGGCGATGGTGTAGGGGCGGCGGCGGGCCTTGGCGATTTCGATATCGGTGAAGACGCGGTGCTCGAAGCGCTCGCCATAGCGCGCCAGCGAATTGCCGATCCGCTCGATATTGCAGAGGTCGGAGCCCATGCCGATGATCATTTCACCGCCCTCACGATCACCGCCACCAGCAGGCCCAGCGCCATCACGTGCAGCATCACCTGCGATTTGAACAGGGGATGCGCGAAGTCGCCCTTGGCCCTCTTCAGCGCGCCGACGAAGCCGAAGATCATCAGCACGATCCAGCCGACTGCGAAGACCTGCATCACCTTGGTGCTCAGCGCAAAGCCCAGAAAGCCAATGGCGATGAGGAACAGCGCCGCCGCGCCAAAGGCCCAGCGCTTCTGTACGGGCGCGAGCGCGGGCAGATCAGGCTCGGCCTCGTTCACCGCGCCGCATCCATCAATTCGCGCATCCGGCGGATGGCGTTTTCAAGGCCCACGAACACCGCCTCGCCGATCAGGTAGTGGCCGATATTGAGTTCCGCGATCTGCG is drawn from Erythrobacter sp. and contains these coding sequences:
- the lepB gene encoding signal peptidase I; the protein is MASTETPQVTETTAPETPHKVDWFAELRGLALMLLAVLAFHSLVAKPFYIPSTSMMPSLWVGDRLVVSKYPYGWSWASASFHLLPRGDWRVMGSKPEYGDIVIPVHPTRDEDYIKRVVALPGDTIEVRGGQIILNGTPIKREVVPSVRLPFEPDLLCRGAPCLEAFEDYRERGADGQDYFAPPTWRETLPNGATYLTIDYKDQHLDNFGPYPVPEDAVFVMGDNRDESADSRADVLESGLGGAVPLANIGGRAEFITFSLDGSTSWNPATWFSSLRGNRAWSTLRPPLAEGAAAK
- the acpS gene encoding holo-ACP synthase, giving the protein MIIGMGSDLCNIERIGNSLARYGERFEHRVFTDIEIAKARRRPYTIAGTYAKRFAAKEAFSKAVRTGFKRGVFMKDIGVVNSPSGAPTLALTGGAALRLEEMTPKGHEARIHLTLTDDHPWAQAFVIIEAIPLL
- a CDS encoding pyridoxal phosphate biosynthetic protein; translated protein: MNEAEPDLPALAPVQKRWAFGAAALFLIAIGFLGFALSTKVMQVFAVGWIVLMIFGFVGALKRAKGDFAHPLFKSQVMLHVMALGLLVAVIVRAVK